A window from Diachasmimorpha longicaudata isolate KC_UGA_2023 chromosome 5, iyDiaLong2, whole genome shotgun sequence encodes these proteins:
- the LOC135162608 gene encoding uncharacterized protein LOC135162608 has protein sequence MPTYKVIYFPVKALAEPIRFLLSYGGVDFQDERFDRANWPTIKPTMPFGQTPVLEVDGKKIHQSTAICRYLAKQFGLAGKDDWENLEIDAAVDTIHDLRLKIGAYSYETNEAAKEQKRGPLFDEVVPFYLERLDAQVKKNGGYFVNGKLTLADIVFAGLLDYLNFMAKFNLIEKYENLKALNEKVLAVPQIKAWVDKRPVTECYSVFAIITEHISSRCWLFQVEGVPSLVDKPVLPFYFSLFNSVGTTLRKMTYKLTYFNITGLAEPIRLLLNYGGIKFEDRRLSFEDWPKYKPEMPMGQMPLLEIGEKKYHQSKSILRYLSKKFGLYGSNDEEAYQIDAAMDDMDDMRVAVSTWYWEKDEAAKAKLKENAMNKMSFTLGKFEEQLGKNNGYFVNGKISCADILYTAYTDYISGTLGHDLNKDHPLLKKLVETVTQLPKIKAYLDKRPKTMI, from the exons ATGCCGACCTACAAGGTGATTTACTTTCCGGTGAAGGCCCTAGCCGAGCCAATCCGCTTCCTCCTCAGCTACGGTGGCGTTGACTTCCAGGATGAACGATTTGACAGGGCTAACTGGCCCACCATCAAGCCCA cgatGCCTTTCGGTCAAACACCAGTACTGGAGGTTGATGGAAAGAAAATCCACCAGTCCACCGCGATCTGTCGTTACTTGGCCAAACAATTTGGTCTAGCGGGGAAAGACGACTGGGAAAACCTTGAAATTGACGCCGCAGTCGATACCATTCACGATTTACGTCTCA AAATCGGTGCATACTCTTACGAGACCAATGAGGCAGCTAAGGAGCAGAAACGTGGACCCCTCTTCGATGAAGTTGTTCCGTTCTACCTCGAGCGTCTGGACGCCCAAGTTAAGAAAAACGGTGGCTACTTTGTCAATGGCAAGCTCACATTGGCAGACATCGTCTTCGCTGGTCTTCTCGATTACCTGAACTTCATGGCTAAATTCAATCTCATCGAGAAGTACGAAAACCTCAAGGCCCTCAATGAAAAAGTGCTCGCGGTTCCGCAGATCAAAGCGTGGGTGGACAAACGCCCAGTCACAGAGTGCT ACTCAGTATTTGCCATCATAACTGAACAT ATATCCAGTCGTTGCTGGTTATTTCAAGTGGAAGGAGTGCCTTCTCTCGTCGACAAGCCGGTGCTTCCATTCTATTTTTCACTCTTCAACAGTGTTGGAACGACACTCAG GAAAATGACTTACAAGCTGACATACTTCAACATCACGGGGTTGGCCGAACCCATCAGACTCCTGTTGAATTACGGTGGAATTAAGTTCGAGGACCGACGATTGAGCTTCGAAGATTGGCCGAAGTACAAGCCCG agaTGCCAATGGGCCAGATGCCGCTGCTGGAAATTGGCGAGAAAAAATATCACCAGTCGAAATCGATTCTGCGTTATCTCAGTAAGAAATTTGGCCTTTATGGATCGAACGACGAAGAGGCCTATCAGATCGACGCTGCCATGGACGACATGGATGATATGCGAGTTG CCGTATCCACCTGGTACTGGGAGAAAGACGAAGCGGCTAAAGCAAAGCTCAAGGAAAATGCGATGAATAAGATGTCCTTTACTCTCGGTAAATTCGAGGAACAACTTGGGAAGAATAACGGCTACTTCGTGAATGGCAAA ATATCTTGCGCGGATATACTCTACACGGCATACACGGATTATATCTCTGGAACACTGGGACACGACCTCAATAAGGATCATCCATTACTGAAGAAACTCGTTGAAACAGTCACCCAGCTCCCAAAAATCAAGGCGTACTTGGACAAGCGTCCGAAAACTATGATTTAA
- the LOC135162410 gene encoding pyrokinin-1 receptor-like, which translates to MHQGMREDRSTIDTFPFGINNFVHTSVTEISRFIDNNTNNNPELITSDSFNQTAPRRDSLYIVIPITIIYAAIFFVGVVGNVSTCVVIARNRSMHTATNYYLFSLAVSDLLLLVSGLPPEIYYIWSHYPYVFGEGFCITQSFAAEISANATVLTITAFTVERYVAICHPFFSHKISKPSRAVKYVILIWLLALCLAIPQAIQFGITFSLTPNGSIIPETASCSVKRQIIEHAFEISTILLFVLPMTIITVLYVLIGIRLRRSKMLMVLKPHPVSIRLNCNDSARSKTKSQRNVIRMLVAVVAAFFICWAPFHAQRLLAVYAKSVGDASAESLVTPYTILTYVSGIFYYLSTTVNPLLYNIMSHKFRAAFKTMIAEGCGARRSIERASPRRQTYTSLSPYQKSMSRRPEQHSCSYSAGDDTRRLTPMTRKAEMEQRSPQNPVITIGAIETAPGVVPEATAEANFGGGNDSDTSQAKILTSLGKSPDGGAQRNDEIAQNAVNKCLIVQKPLKAVTIGLLAERLRSSTKELFAHQQRQSKLRTRADPSQKPQSKIKSRPSLESENTISNSSLQDLDDTEFTGCELAEYMGEINTELVT; encoded by the exons ATGCATCAGGGGATGCGAGAGGATCGTTCGACGATCGATACATTTCCCTTTGGAATTAATAACTTTGTCCACACATCCGTCACCGAGATATCACGTTTCATCGATAACAACACCAACAACAACCCAGAATTAATAACAAGTGACAGTTTCAATCAGACAGCCCCCAGACGCGATAGTCTCTACATTGTTATTCCCATAACAATTATTTATGCCGCTATATTCTTCGTTGGGGTTGTGGGAAATGTCTCCACGTGTGTGGTTATCGCTCGAAATCGATCAATGCATACGGCAACCAATTACTATTTGTTCAGTCTGGCTGTCTCCGATTTACTGTTACTCGTGTCTGGTTTACCACCTGAGATATACTACATTTGGTCACATTATCCTTATGTCTTTGGCGAGGGCTTCTGCATCACTCAGAGCTTTGCTGCTGAAATCTCCGCCAATGCAACGGTGCTCACTATTACCGCTTTCACTGTTGAAAG GTACGTCGCCATTTGTCATCCGTTTTTTAGCCACAAGATATCGAAGCCATCGCGTGCAGTAAAGTACGTTATCCTAATATGGCTACTAGCACTGTGTCTGGCCATACCGCAGGCTATTCAATTTGGTATCACCTTTTCTCTCACACCGAATGGCAGTATCATACCAGAAACAGCATCCTGCTCGGTCAAACGGCAGATTATCGAGCATGCTTTTGAAATATCAACAATATTATTGTTCGTACTGCCGATGACCATCATTACCGTACTTTATGTACTCATTGGCATTAGATTGAGACGATCGAAGATGTTGATGGTTCTTAAACCTCATCCAGTTTCGATCAGGTTGAATTGCAATGACAGCGCGAGATCGAAGACTAAGTCGCAGAGGAATGTTATAAGGATGCTGG TTGCAGTGGTAGCGGCGTTCTTCATCTGCTGGGCGCCATTCCACGCCCAAAGATTGCTGGCCGTTTATGCAAAAAGTGTAGGCGATGCCAGTGCCGAGTCCCTAGTGACCCCCTACACCATCCTAACGTACGTCTCCGGAATATTTTATTACCTATCGACGACAGTCAATCCCCTCTTGTACAACATCATGTCGCACAAGTTCCGTGCGGCATTCAAG ACAATGATAGCTGAAGGATGTGGTGCCAGGAGATCAATTGAACGTGCAAGCCCCCGGAGACAGACGTACACCAGCCTCTCACCCTATCAGAAATCAATGTCGAGAAGACCGGAGCAACATTCGTGCTCGTACTCAGCTGGTGATGACACACGACGCTTGACTCCGATGACCCGGAAGGCGGAAATGGAGCAGCGGTCTCCTCAGAACCCTGTCATCACGATTGGGGCGATTGAAACTGCCCCGGGGGTCGTACCCGAAGCCACTGCCGAAGCGAATTTCGGAGGGGGAAATGACTCGGACACTAGTCAAGCCAAAATTCTGACGTCACTTGGGAAAAGTCCTGATGGAGGGGCTCAGCGTAACGATGAAATTGCCCAGAATGCTGTTAATAAATGTCTCATTGTTCAGAAACCTCTCAAGGCTGTCACCATAG GATTGCTTGCCGAACGCCTGAGATCCAGTACAAAAGAGTTGTTCGCCCACCAGCAGAGACAATCTAAACTAAGAACACGAGCCGATCCCAGCCAAAAACCccaaagtaaaataaaaagtcgTCCGAGCCTCGAAAGTGAGAATACCATAAGCAACTCCAGCCTCCAAGACTTGGACGATACTGAATTCACGGGATGTGAACTGGCCGAGTACATGGGTGAGATAAACACCGAGCTCGTCACCTGA